The sequence TCCCCGGATGTGTCACCTGTGTGCCGTCCCTCATGAGAAAACGCCGGTTAAAGGCCACGGCCGGCGCGTGCGCGACGGCTGTCCCCGCAAATGCGGGCTGACGGCCCTTCCAGGCCTTGGTGACCGTTTCCGCAATGGCGCCCGCGATTTGTTCCAGGTATTTCGGGTCCTCCCGGGACGAGAAAATCCCGGCTACCGGCCCGCCTGAGTGCGTATGCGTAGCCGCGGCCAGACAGCATTGCGCCGGAATCCCGGTCTCACGCCGGATGCGCGCCCGCGCGGCCCGCACGACATCCCGGGGCAATGCAACCGCGTCCACCTGCGCGATTGCCACCGTCGTTGTCTTGCCTGCGACGGCTACGGCGCGCACAAACAGGTCGTCGGCGACACCCGAGGCGGTACGCCTCTCGAAGAGCCCAGGAATCTCCGCGCCGGCTGGCGGCGTAATACACGCTGCTGCAAATCCCACTTCCAACATGACGGCTCCGTATTTTGCTGCTTCTTCACAACGCCTTCCGCTAATACTACCGAGGCTGCTCGCCCTGGTCCAGCCGGACTTCCCGGACTGCCGCAATTCCTGCCGCGCCGAAGCGTTTCACGGAATCAGGCGCCGCCCCGCGCATCGGACGCCCTGTTGACGGCAGATTGCATCGCGGCACACGGTGGCATAAGATGCAGCCTCTTGCGGCGAGTGGGGAGCACATCGCACGGAAACAGCGGATCTATGACCGAAGAAAGCCAGACCGGCGCCCTTTACCGGCACGCGAAAACACGCATTCCCGGCGGAACGCAGTTGCTCAGCAAGCGCCCGGAGATGTTCCTGCCGGACCAGTGGCCTGCGTACTTCAGCCGCGCAAACGGCTGCGAAGTCTGGGATCTCGATGGCCACCGCTATTTCGACTTCACCCACAACGGTGTCGGCTCATGTCTCTTGGGCTATGCCGACCCGGACGTGACCCGTGCCGTCGTCAGACGGGTCGAGTCGGGTAGCATGTGTACGCTGAACGCCCCCGAAGAGGTCGCGCTCGCCGACAGGCTATGCGCCATTCATCCCTGGGCGGAAAGCGTCAGGTTTACGCGCTGCGGCGGCGAGGCCTGTGCCGTGGCCGCGCGCATCGCACGCGCTACAACGGACCGTTCGCTCATCGCCATCTGCGGCTACCACGGCTGGCAGGACTGGTATCTCGCCGCGAATCTGGGCGAAGGGGACGCGCTGCGTGGGCATTTGCTCCCGGGTCTCGACCC comes from Candidatus Hydrogenedentota bacterium and encodes:
- a CDS encoding aminotransferase class III-fold pyridoxal phosphate-dependent enzyme, which codes for MRSRGQTALRRNPGLTPDARPRGPHDIPGQCNRVHLRDCHRRCLACDGYGAHKQVVGDTRGGTPLEEPRNLRAGWRRNTRCCKSHFQHDGSVFCCFFTTPSANTTEAARPGPAGLPGLPQFLPRRSVSRNQAPPRASDALLTADCIAAHGGIRCSLLRRVGSTSHGNSGSMTEESQTGALYRHAKTRIPGGTQLLSKRPEMFLPDQWPAYFSRANGCEVWDLDGHRYFDFTHNGVGSCLLGYADPDVTRAVVRRVESGSMCTLNAPEEVALADRLCAIHPWAESVRFTRCGGEACAVAARIARATTDRSLIAICGYHGWQDWYLAANLGEGDALRGHLLPGLDPLGVPRELRGTAVTFPFNDRAAFAAIRDRYGSRLAAVFLEPCRYQDPEPGFLECVRDGIHAEGGLLVFDEITIGWRLVHGGAHLRLGVTPDMAVFAKALGNGHPIGAVIGTREAMSGAQASFISSTYWTESVGP